One Mangifera indica cultivar Alphonso chromosome 4, CATAS_Mindica_2.1, whole genome shotgun sequence genomic region harbors:
- the LOC123212945 gene encoding non-functional NADPH-dependent codeinone reductase 2-like isoform X2: protein MVNVPVATLPSNGKTIPLVGFGTAEYPFNSTGSVKESTLHAIKLGYRHFDTAALYLCEQAFGEAIAEALHLGLIKSRNELFITSKLWLSNAHAHLVIPALQTTLKNLGLEYLDLYLIHYPLSLRPGSDSSLLLKKEDIMKMDFESVWGAMEECQKLGLTKSIGVSNFSCKKLEELLAIAKIPPAVNQVELNPVWRQKKLRKFCEEKGIHITAYSPLGAKGAVWGTNRVMDSEVLQEIAKARGKSVAQICLRWVYEQGVSVLVKSFNQGRMKENLDIFNWKLSQEELENIEQIPQSRGNPAEFTVREQGPYKSIQEFWDGEI, encoded by the exons ATGGTGAACGTTCCGGTTGCAACCTTGCCCTCCAATGGCAAAACTATTCCTCTTGTAGGCTTCGGCACAGCTGAATATCCATTCAACTCAACTGGCTCCGTGAAAGAGTCAACTCTCCACGCAATTAAACTCGGCTATAGACATTTTGATACGGCTGCACTTTACCTCTGCGAGCAGGCTTTTGGAGAAGCTATTGCCGAAGCTTTACACCTTGGCCTCATCAAATCTCGCAATGAGCTTTTCATCACTTCCAAGCTTTGGCTCAGCAATGCTCACGCCCACCTTGTCATCCCTGCCCTACAAACCACCCTCAA GAATCTTGGATTGGAGTACCTTGATCTCTATCTCATTCATTATCCGTTAAGCTTGAGACCAGGGTCAGATTCTAGCCTTTTATTGAAGAAAGAGGACATTATGAAAATGGACTTTGAGTCTGTTTGGGGGGCCATGGAGGAATGTCAAAAGCTTGGTCTTACCAAATCCATAGGAGTCAGTAACTTTTCTTGCAAGAAGCTTGAGGAGTTACTTGCCATTGCCAAGATCCCTCCTGCGGTCAATCAA GTGGAGTTGAATCCAGTTTGGCGACAGAAGAAGCTGAGGAAGTTTTGTGAGGAAAAGGGCATCCATATAACAGCTTATTCGCCATTAGGAGCCAAAGGAGCAGTGTGGGGAACCAACCGAGTCATGGATTCTGAAGTTCTCCAAGAGATTGCGAAAGCCAGGGGGAAGTCTGTCGCTCAG ATTTGTCTCCGATGGGTTTACGAGCAAGGAGTAAGTGTACTTGTTAAGAGCTTCAACCAAGGGAGAATGAAGGAGAATCTAGATATATTTAATTGGAAATTAAGTCAAGAAGAGCTGGAAAATATTGAACAAATCCCACAGAGCCGAGGAAATCCTGCTGAGTTTACAGTAAGGGAGCAAGGTCCTTACAAATCCATCCAGGAGTTCTGGGATggagaaatataa
- the LOC123214185 gene encoding glycosyltransferase BC10-like produces MMKNVPQSSFTKLFNAQLHILNLLSFFLFFGCGLILGIILSFSLQDFSFNLHITQFSQLSSSPPPSLGLESVSSSGGDGGGDDGGDAGFSRVGLREYLKPPNITHDMEDEELLWRASMSPKIQEYPFERVPKVAFLFLARGPVLLAPLWEKFFKGYEDLYSIYVHSSPSFNESEGEPPGSVFHGRRIPSKKVGWGDVNMVEAERRLLANALLDLSNERFVLLSESCIPLFNFTTIYSHLINSSQNFVELYDLEGPVGRGRYSPKMGPQISIDQWRKGSQWFQIDRDLAIEIISDKTYFPLFRNYCNGNCYADEHYLPTFVYMKFGEKNANRTLTWVDWTYGGPHPRRFIRTGVTVEFLNGLRSGYNCEYNGNSTNICYLFARKFLPNTLDRLLRYAPKVLHIG; encoded by the exons ATGATGAAGAACGTTCCACAGAGCTCATTTACAAAGCTGTTCAATGCCCAGTTGCATATTCTcaatcttctttcattttttctattctttggCTGTGGGTTAATTCTTGGAATCATTCTAAGTTTTTCTCTTCAAGATTTTTCGTTTAATCTTCATATCACACAATTCTCTCagctttcttcttctcctccgcCGTCTTTGGGCTTGGAAAGTGTTTCCAGTAGtggtggtgatggtggtggtgatgaTGGTGGTGATGCTGGTTTCAGTCGTGTGGGGCTGAGAGAATACTTGAAGCCACCAAACATAACACATGACATGGAAGATGAGGAGCTTTTATGGAGAGCTTCAATGAGTCCTAAGATTCAGGAGTATCCATTTGAAAGAGTTCCCAAGGTTGCATTTTTGTTCTTGGCTAGAGGCCCCGTGTTATTGGCTCCATTGTGggaaaaattcttcaaaggGTATGAAGATTTGTATTCGATTTATGTACATTCAAGTCCATCTTTCAATGAATCAGAAGGAGAGCCTCCAGGTTCTGTGTTTCACGGCCGAAGAATTCCCAGCAAG AAAGTTGGATGGGGAGATGTGAACATGGTTGAGGCAGAGCGTCGGCTGCTAGCCAATGCCCTTCTGGATCTCTCAAACGAACGCTTTGTTCTTCTCTCAGAATCCTGCATTCCTCTCTTCAACTTCACCACCATCTACTCTCACCTCATCAACTCCTCTCAAAACTTCGTCGAGCTCTATGATTTAGAGGGCCCTGTCGGCCGTGGCCGATACAGTCCGAAAATGGGTCCCCAGATCTCCATTGATCAATGGAGAAAAGGTTCACAGTGGTTCCAAATTGACAGGGATCTTGCCATTGAAATAATCTCAGACAAAACGTATTTTCCTCTGTTTCGGAATTACTGCAATGGAAACTGCTATGCGGATGAACATTATTTGCCAACTTTTGTTTACATGAAATTTGGGGAGAAGAATGCCAATAGAACTTTAACTTGGGTTGATTGGACTTATGGCGGCCCTCATCCCAGAAGATTTATCAGAACAGGAGTCACAGTTGAGTTTTTGAACGGTCTGAGAAGTGGATACAATTGTGAATACAACGGAAATTCCACCAACATTTGTTACTTGTTTGCAAGGAAGTTCTTGCCTAACACTTTGGACAGACTGCTCAGATATGCACCAAAAGTTCTGCACATCGGCTAA
- the LOC123213594 gene encoding PR5-like receptor kinase, producing the protein MTEGNIVLFSLLILEDLYTYRLDICLPSLRYDDTFLRLIAAISGTAILMVLAFRFSRKLSQPHYVLFGNKKSKDFKNIEAFLRNHGSLAPKRYGYADIKKMTNSFRHKLGQGGYGVVYKGKLFDGCCVAVKVLTESKGNGEEFINELASISRTSHINIVTFLGFCFEGRKRTLIYEFMSNGSLEKFMHEKDPLKWETLYQIAIDIARGLEYLHRGCNTRILHFDIKPHNILLDEDFYPKISDFGLAKICPKKKSMVSMTGARGTIGYIAPEVFSRNFRVISHKSDVYSYRMMVLDITGGRHNNNVQVHNNSELYFPQWIYNRLEEDEELGLHGSSNEDDKESVRKMIIVSLWCIQTNPSERPTMSRVVEMLEGSLHSLPIPPKPFLYSPRSDPRDSSISLPS; encoded by the coding sequence atgacagAGGGCAATATAGTATTGTTTTCTCTTTTGATATTAGAAGATCTATATACATATAGGTTAGATATTTGCTTGCCATCTTTACGTTATGATGACACCTTTCTGCGATTAATTGCAGCTATATCTGGAACTGCCATATTGATGGTCCTAGCTTTTCGCTTCTCTAGAAAGCTTTCACAGCCTCATTACGTGCTCTTTGGAAACAAGAAAAGTAaggattttaaaaacattgaggCATTTTTAAGGAACCACGGGTCCCTTGCTCCTAAAAGATATGGTTATGCGGATATTAAGAAAATGACCAATTCATTCAGACATAAACTAGGCCAAGGAGGGTATGGAGTTGTTTATAAAGGTAAGCTATTTGATGGTTGTTGCGTGGCAGTCAAGGTCTTAACTGAGTCTAAAGGTAATGGTGAAGAGTTTATAAATGAGCTTGCTAGCATTAGTAGGACTTCCCATATCAACATAGTTActtttttaggtttttgttttgaGGGTCGAAAAAGAACTCTCATCTATGAGTTTATGTCCAATGGATCACTCGAAAAGTTCATGCACGAAAAAGATCCATTGAAGTGGGAAACATTGTACCAAATTGCAATAGACATAGCTCGAGGATTAGAGTATTTACACCGTGGTTGCAATACACGAATTTTGCACTTTGACATAAAGCCTCATAACATTCTCCTAGATGAAGATTTTTATCCCAAGATATCTGATTTTGGTCTTGCTAAAATTTGCCCCAAGAAAAAGAGTATGGTATCAATGACAGGTGCACGAGGGACAATTGGTTACATTGCTCCCGAAGTATTTTCTAGGAACTTTAGAGTTATCTCTCATAAGTCAGATGTTTATAGCTATAGAATGATGGTTTTAGACATTACTGGAGGAAGACATAACAACAATGTTCAAGTTCATAATAACAGTGAATTATATTTTCCGCAATGGATTTACAATCGtctagaagaagatgaagaacttgGATTGCATGGCAGTtccaatgaagatgataaagaaaGTGTAAGGAAGATGATAATAGTGAGTTTATGGTGCATACAAACTAATCCTTCAGAACGACCAACAATGAGTAGAGTTGTGGAGATGTTGGAAGGAAGCCTCCATTCCTTGCCAATTCCACCAAAGCCTTTCCTATATTCACCAAGATCAGACCCAAGAGATTCTTCAATTAGCCTACCAAGCTAA
- the LOC123212945 gene encoding non-functional NADPH-dependent codeinone reductase 2-like isoform X4, with amino-acid sequence MSFSSLPSFGSAMLTPTLSSLPYKPPSKYRNLGLEYLDLYLIHYPLSLRPGSDSSLLLKKEDIMKMDFESVWGAMEECQKLGLTKSIGVSNFSCKKLEELLAIAKIPPAVNQVELNPVWRQKKLRKFCEEKGIHITAYSPLGAKGAVWGTNRVMDSEVLQEIAKARGKSVAQLPRDFLQTRAVHRFNQLPRLPAKIQIQNTQYSKTSTKQNNYTASDQPTSQTQPTKITKCSNKKRAEEKGGDDAMNKPVMRKFRRW; translated from the exons ATGAGCTTTTCATCACTTCCAAGCTTTGGCTCAGCAATGCTCACGCCCACCTTGTCATCCCTGCCCTACAAACCACCCTCAA aaTACAGGAATCTTGGATTGGAGTACCTTGATCTCTATCTCATTCATTATCCGTTAAGCTTGAGACCAGGGTCAGATTCTAGCCTTTTATTGAAGAAAGAGGACATTATGAAAATGGACTTTGAGTCTGTTTGGGGGGCCATGGAGGAATGTCAAAAGCTTGGTCTTACCAAATCCATAGGAGTCAGTAACTTTTCTTGCAAGAAGCTTGAGGAGTTACTTGCCATTGCCAAGATCCCTCCTGCGGTCAATCAA GTGGAGTTGAATCCAGTTTGGCGACAGAAGAAGCTGAGGAAGTTTTGTGAGGAAAAGGGCATCCATATAACAGCTTATTCGCCATTAGGAGCCAAAGGAGCAGTGTGGGGAACCAACCGAGTCATGGATTCTGAAGTTCTCCAAGAGATTGCGAAAGCCAGGGGGAAGTCTGTCGCTCAG CTGCCACGGGACTTTCTTCAAACACGTGCTGTGCATAGGTTCAACCAACTTCCCCGGCTTCCAgccaaaattcaaatacaaaatacaCAATACTCCAAAACCTCcacaaaacaaaacaactaCACTGCTTCCGATCAACCCACATCACAAACTCAACCCACAAAAATCACCAAGTGCAGCAACAAGAAACGCGCAGAAGAGAAAGGCGGAGATGACGCGATGAACAAACCGGTGATGAGAAAGTTTCGGCGATGGTAG
- the LOC123212945 gene encoding NADPH-dependent codeinone reductase 1-2-like isoform X1, with translation MVNVPVATLPSNGKTIPLVGFGTAEYPFNSTGSVKESTLHAIKLGYRHFDTAALYLCEQAFGEAIAEALHLGLIKSRNELFITSKLWLSNAHAHLVIPALQTTLKNLGLEYLDLYLIHYPLSLRPGSDSSLLLKKEDIMKMDFESVWGAMEECQKLGLTKSIGVSNFSCKKLEELLAIAKIPPAVNQVELNPVWRQKKLRKFCEEKGIHITAYSPLGAKGAVWGTNRVMDSEVLQEIAKARGKSVAQLPRDFLQTRAVHRFNQLPRLPAKIQIQNTQYSKTSTKQNNYTASDQPTSQTQPTKITKCSNKKRAEEKGGDDAMNKPVMRKFRRW, from the exons ATGGTGAACGTTCCGGTTGCAACCTTGCCCTCCAATGGCAAAACTATTCCTCTTGTAGGCTTCGGCACAGCTGAATATCCATTCAACTCAACTGGCTCCGTGAAAGAGTCAACTCTCCACGCAATTAAACTCGGCTATAGACATTTTGATACGGCTGCACTTTACCTCTGCGAGCAGGCTTTTGGAGAAGCTATTGCCGAAGCTTTACACCTTGGCCTCATCAAATCTCGCAATGAGCTTTTCATCACTTCCAAGCTTTGGCTCAGCAATGCTCACGCCCACCTTGTCATCCCTGCCCTACAAACCACCCTCAA GAATCTTGGATTGGAGTACCTTGATCTCTATCTCATTCATTATCCGTTAAGCTTGAGACCAGGGTCAGATTCTAGCCTTTTATTGAAGAAAGAGGACATTATGAAAATGGACTTTGAGTCTGTTTGGGGGGCCATGGAGGAATGTCAAAAGCTTGGTCTTACCAAATCCATAGGAGTCAGTAACTTTTCTTGCAAGAAGCTTGAGGAGTTACTTGCCATTGCCAAGATCCCTCCTGCGGTCAATCAA GTGGAGTTGAATCCAGTTTGGCGACAGAAGAAGCTGAGGAAGTTTTGTGAGGAAAAGGGCATCCATATAACAGCTTATTCGCCATTAGGAGCCAAAGGAGCAGTGTGGGGAACCAACCGAGTCATGGATTCTGAAGTTCTCCAAGAGATTGCGAAAGCCAGGGGGAAGTCTGTCGCTCAG CTGCCACGGGACTTTCTTCAAACACGTGCTGTGCATAGGTTCAACCAACTTCCCCGGCTTCCAgccaaaattcaaatacaaaatacaCAATACTCCAAAACCTCcacaaaacaaaacaactaCACTGCTTCCGATCAACCCACATCACAAACTCAACCCACAAAAATCACCAAGTGCAGCAACAAGAAACGCGCAGAAGAGAAAGGCGGAGATGACGCGATGAACAAACCGGTGATGAGAAAGTTTCGGCGATGGTAG
- the LOC123212945 gene encoding non-functional NADPH-dependent codeinone reductase 2-like isoform X3, giving the protein MVNVPVATLPSNGKTIPLVGFGTAEYPFNSTGSVKESTLHAIKLGYRHFDTAALYLCEQAFGEAIAEALHLGLIKSRNELFITSKLWLSNAHAHLVIPALQTTLKNLGLEYLDLYLIHYPLSLRPGSDSSLLLKKEDIMKMDFESVWGAMEECQKLGLTKSIGVSNFSCKKLEELLAIAKIPPAVNQVELNPVWRQKKLRKFCEEKGIHITAYSPLGAKGAVWGTNRVMDSEVLQEIAKARGKSVAQRILTASSLLVFVNSLKLFTYIYNLLTEGYFGAWEDLSPMGLRARSKCTC; this is encoded by the exons ATGGTGAACGTTCCGGTTGCAACCTTGCCCTCCAATGGCAAAACTATTCCTCTTGTAGGCTTCGGCACAGCTGAATATCCATTCAACTCAACTGGCTCCGTGAAAGAGTCAACTCTCCACGCAATTAAACTCGGCTATAGACATTTTGATACGGCTGCACTTTACCTCTGCGAGCAGGCTTTTGGAGAAGCTATTGCCGAAGCTTTACACCTTGGCCTCATCAAATCTCGCAATGAGCTTTTCATCACTTCCAAGCTTTGGCTCAGCAATGCTCACGCCCACCTTGTCATCCCTGCCCTACAAACCACCCTCAA GAATCTTGGATTGGAGTACCTTGATCTCTATCTCATTCATTATCCGTTAAGCTTGAGACCAGGGTCAGATTCTAGCCTTTTATTGAAGAAAGAGGACATTATGAAAATGGACTTTGAGTCTGTTTGGGGGGCCATGGAGGAATGTCAAAAGCTTGGTCTTACCAAATCCATAGGAGTCAGTAACTTTTCTTGCAAGAAGCTTGAGGAGTTACTTGCCATTGCCAAGATCCCTCCTGCGGTCAATCAA GTGGAGTTGAATCCAGTTTGGCGACAGAAGAAGCTGAGGAAGTTTTGTGAGGAAAAGGGCATCCATATAACAGCTTATTCGCCATTAGGAGCCAAAGGAGCAGTGTGGGGAACCAACCGAGTCATGGATTCTGAAGTTCTCCAAGAGATTGCGAAAGCCAGGGGGAAGTCTGTCGCTCAG AGAATATTAACGGCCTCCAGTCTCCTAGTCTTTGTCAATTCGTTAAAGTTGTTCACgtatatatataacttattaACTGAGGGTTATTTTGGTGCATGGGAAGATTTGTCTCCGATGGGTTTACGAGCAAGGAGTAAGTGTACTTGTTAA
- the LOC123214177 gene encoding probable leucine-rich repeat receptor-like protein kinase At1g68400 produces MSLPKTLRFALCFLALHFFLLEAATNPDLKPLLDFKASSDKSHKLTTWNETSLDPCTGWTGVSCRQNRVSRLVLEDLELSGSFASLTSLTWLRVLSLKNNRFTGSVPDLSNFTALKLLFLSHNDFTGEFPASVQSLFRLYRLDLSYNNFTGHIPATVNRLTHLLTLRLEENGFSGQITGLNLQNLQDFNVSGNNLSGKIPDSLSSFPLSSFSQNAALCGSPLQACKAVVSEPKKPGSEGAIASPLNPGNNPSSVVTSSPSSIPANTNPNPSTPQNPHKTHAKISSIAVITIIVGDFLVLAIISLLLYCYFWRNYVRDRKKSKLMESEKIVYSSSPYPAQAAYERGSMVFFEGVKRFELEDLLRASAEMLGKGGFGTAYKAVLDDGSVVAVKRLKDASVGGKREFEQHMEVLGRLRHPNLVGLKAYYFAREEKLLVSDFMPNGSLFWLLHGNRGPGRTPLDWTTRLKIAAGAARGLAFIHNTCKSLKLTHGNIKSTNILLDKTDNARVSDFGLSIFAPPNTAQRSNGYRAPELSSSDGRKQSQKSDVYSFGVLLLEILTGKCPSVIDGAGVGYGGVVDLPRWVQSVVREEWTAEVFDLELMRYKNIEEEMVGLLQVAMSCTATSPDQRPSMVQVVKMIEEIRGVEVSPCHENFDSVTESPCLSEESTVGGVSQ; encoded by the exons ATGTCGCTTCCCAAAACGCTGCGTTTTGCTCTCTGTTTCTTGGCCCtccatttctttcttcttgaagCCGCAACGAACCCAGATTTGAAACCGCTTCTGGACTTCAAAGCTTCTTCCGACAAATCCCACAAGCTCACTACTTGGAACGAGACGTCGTTGGATCCGTGTACCGGTTGGACTGGAGTCTCTTGTCGTCAAAACAGAGTCTCTCGACTCGTTCTGGAAGATCTCGAACTCAGCGGCTCGTTTGCGTCGCTCACCTCTTTGACTTGGCTCCGTGTCCTGAGCCTTAAAAACAACCGCTTTACTGGGTCTGTCCCGGACCTGTCAAACTTCACAGCGTTGAAGCTTCTGTTTCTCTCTCATAATGATTTTACTGGCGAGTTTCCGGCGTCGGTTCAGTCGCTGTTTAGACTCTACCGTCTCGATCTGTCGTATAACAACTTCACTGGTCATATTCCGGCGACAGTCAACCGTTTGACGCATCTTTTGACTCTTCGACTTGAAGAAAACGGGTTTTCCGGTCAAATCACTGGTCTGAATCTCCAGAATTTGCAAGACTTCAACGTTTCCGGTAACAATCTCTCGGGTAAAATTCCTGACTCTTTATCAAGCTTCCCTTTATCTTCATTCTCTCAAAACGCAGCTCTCTGTGGATCCCCATTGCAAGCATGCAAAGCAGTAGTATCCGAACCGAAAAAACCCGGATCCGAAGGCGCCATAGCTTCGCCACTCAACCCAGGGAACAACCCATCAAGTGTAGTAACCTCGTCACCGAGCTCAATTCCCGCGAACACAAACCCCAACCCAAGCACGCCACAAAACCCTCACAAAACCCATGCCAAAATAAGCTCCATCGCCGTAATAACCATAATTGTCGGAGACTTCTTAGTTCTGGCCATCATTTCTCTCTTACTCTACTGTTACTTCTGGAGAAATTACGTGCGTGACAGAAAGAAGTCAAAGCTCATGGAGAGTGAGAAAATCGTTTACTCTTCTAGCCCGTACCCGGCTCAGGCGGCGTACGAGCGTGGAAGCATGGTGTTCTTCGAGGGAGTGAAGAGGTTTGAGCTCGAAGACTTGCTTAGAGCCTCCGCTGAAATGCTGGGTAAAGGCGGGTTTGGAACGGCGTACAAGGCGGTGCTGGACGACGGAAGTGTGGTGGCTGTAAAGAGACTGAAAGATGCAAGTGTAGGTGGGAAGAGAGAGTTTGAACAGCACATGGAGGTTCTTGGGAGATTAAGACATCCCAATCTGGTTGGCTTAAAGGCTTATTATTTTGCCAGAGAAGAGAAATTGCTTGTTTCTGATTTCATGCCCAACGGTAGCTTATTTTGGCTCCTTCATG GTAACCGAGGACCAGGGCGGACGCCGCTGGACTGGACCACTCGACTGAAGATCGCGGCGGGGGCGGCGCGTGGGTTGGCGTTCATTCACAACACATGCAAGTCACTTAAACTCACCCACGGTAACATCAAGTCTACGAACATTCTCCTGGACAAGACGGACAACGCGCGTGTCTCTGACTTTGGTCTCTCAATCTTTGCTCCGCCGAACACCGCCCAGAGATCCAACGGATACCGTGCGCCCGAACTTTCGTCATCCGACGGCCGTAAACAGTCTCAGAAATCCGACGTCTACTCGTTCGGGGTACTATTGTTGGAGATATTGACAGGCAAGTGCCCGTCCGTGATTGACGGCGCCGGGGTGGGGTACGGCGGAGTGGTGGACTTGCCACGGTGGGTGCAGTCGGTGGTGAGGGAGGAGTGGACGGCGGAGGTTTTTGATTTGGAGTTGATGAGGTACAAAAACATAGAGGAGGAGATGGTGGGGTTGCTGCAAGTTGCAATGTCTTGTACGGCGACGTCGCCTGATCAGAGGCCGAGCATGGTGCAGGTGGTGAAGATGATAGAGGAGATACGGGGAGTGGAAGTGTCGCCCTGTCATGAGAACTTTGATTCGGTGACTGAGTCACCGTGTTTGTCGGAGGAGAGTACGGTGGGGGGAGTGAGTCAGTGA